The proteins below are encoded in one region of Aquisphaera giovannonii:
- a CDS encoding serine/threonine-protein kinase — MATSDRPKSRESPPADLVATIRASGVLPERLLDEIRARMVRGEYPTEPSALAERLTRDGHLTQYQTRRLLAGKPHGMLVGRYIILDRIGSGSMGRVYKAHHQMMDRVVALKIIAPEIASNEKVVARFQREMKLVGRLDHPNVVRAFDADQINKVLYIVMEYVPGQSLGDRLRQGPIPAPEMFEYAAQAAMGLAHAHSQGMVHRDIKPSNILVTDDRRVKILDLGLGVLMEADDHATFATADGIAVGTVDYMSPEQALGREVDGRSDLFSLGCAMFHLMTGKLAFPGDNPIDRLGRRLNSKPTPITDHIPDFPSSAGRVLEKLMALKPADRFSSAAEAAEALQAVIRPRSKPSPAARPTPAGAAAEPSRKAAPGAEPIPAPLAAIATSESAPPAAPLAAIPARPFPGWFAPLARLAERSPAALLMAFAGALAFTFGVGVGLGYLLK; from the coding sequence AGATCCGCGCCCGGATGGTCCGCGGCGAATACCCCACCGAACCCTCGGCCCTGGCCGAGCGGCTGACGCGGGACGGCCACCTCACCCAGTACCAGACCCGGCGACTCCTCGCCGGCAAGCCGCACGGGATGCTGGTGGGCCGGTACATCATCCTGGACCGGATCGGCTCCGGGTCCATGGGCCGCGTCTACAAGGCCCATCACCAGATGATGGACCGGGTGGTCGCCCTCAAGATCATCGCGCCGGAGATCGCCTCCAACGAGAAGGTCGTGGCGCGGTTCCAGCGGGAGATGAAGCTGGTCGGCCGGCTCGACCACCCCAACGTGGTCCGCGCCTTCGACGCCGACCAGATCAACAAGGTCCTCTACATCGTCATGGAGTACGTCCCCGGCCAGAGCCTGGGCGATCGGCTCCGGCAGGGGCCGATCCCGGCGCCGGAGATGTTCGAGTACGCCGCGCAGGCGGCCATGGGGCTCGCCCACGCGCACTCGCAGGGCATGGTGCACCGCGACATCAAGCCGTCGAACATCCTGGTCACCGACGACCGCCGCGTGAAGATCCTGGACCTGGGGCTCGGCGTGCTCATGGAGGCGGACGACCACGCCACGTTCGCCACCGCGGACGGGATCGCCGTGGGCACGGTGGACTACATGTCCCCGGAGCAGGCCCTCGGGCGCGAGGTGGACGGGCGGAGCGACCTGTTCAGCCTCGGCTGCGCGATGTTCCACCTGATGACCGGCAAGCTCGCCTTCCCGGGCGACAACCCGATCGACCGACTCGGCCGGCGGCTCAACTCCAAGCCGACGCCCATCACCGACCACATCCCGGACTTCCCTTCGAGCGCCGGGCGGGTCCTCGAGAAGCTCATGGCCCTGAAGCCGGCCGACCGGTTCTCCTCCGCCGCCGAGGCCGCCGAGGCGCTCCAGGCCGTGATCCGGCCGCGTTCGAAGCCCTCGCCCGCCGCCCGGCCGACGCCCGCCGGCGCCGCCGCCGAGCCCTCGCGCAAGGCCGCCCCCGGGGCGGAGCCGATCCCCGCGCCCCTCGCGGCGATCGCCACGTCGGAGTCCGCGCCGCCGGCCGCCCCCCTCGCCGCGATCCCGGCAAGGCCCTTCCCCGGCTGGTTCGCCCCCCTCGCCCGGCTCGCCGAGCGCAGCCCCGCCGCGCTGCTCATGGCCTTCGCCGGGGCCCTCGCCTTCACCTTCGGCGTGGGGGTGGGGCTGGGGTACCTGCTGAAGTAA
- a CDS encoding TIGR01777 family oxidoreductase yields the protein MKVFITGGSGLIGRGLAAQLLEAGHQPIILSRHANEVRRRREYRPCRVVQGDPGTAGDWQAEVDGCDVVVNLAGHNLFAERWNAEIKRKIRDSRVHGTDHVVEAIRIAKERPKALVQASAIGYYGPHGDEDLTESSPSGTDFLSVVCREWEHASEPVEELGVRRAIVRIGIVLAPSGGALAVMKPIFKLGPGAPIGSGGKLGPATGQQWMSWIHIEDIVGLFKLAIENDAAAGPINGTSPHPVRNAEFSKALSNALWKPYAFWRVYLPFGPPDAMLKLLLGDVAEVVASGQKVLPVRAQALGYTFKHPDLAEALRDVLARPKHVISTTAEHKPVPEASRSHAHH from the coding sequence ATGAAGGTGTTCATCACGGGGGGCTCGGGCCTGATCGGCCGCGGGCTCGCGGCGCAGCTCCTGGAGGCGGGGCACCAGCCGATCATCCTCTCGAGGCACGCCAACGAGGTGCGACGGCGGCGCGAGTATCGCCCCTGCCGCGTCGTCCAGGGCGACCCGGGCACGGCCGGGGACTGGCAGGCCGAGGTGGACGGCTGCGACGTCGTCGTCAACCTGGCGGGCCACAACCTGTTCGCCGAGCGCTGGAACGCGGAGATCAAGCGGAAGATCCGGGACAGCCGCGTCCACGGCACCGATCACGTCGTGGAGGCGATCCGGATCGCGAAGGAACGGCCGAAGGCGCTGGTGCAGGCCTCCGCGATCGGCTATTACGGCCCTCACGGCGACGAGGACCTCACCGAATCCTCCCCGTCGGGCACCGACTTCCTCTCGGTCGTCTGCCGCGAGTGGGAGCACGCCTCGGAGCCGGTGGAGGAGCTCGGCGTGCGGCGGGCGATCGTCCGGATCGGCATCGTCCTCGCGCCCAGCGGCGGCGCGCTCGCGGTGATGAAGCCGATCTTCAAGCTGGGGCCCGGGGCCCCGATCGGCAGCGGCGGCAAGCTCGGCCCGGCGACCGGCCAGCAGTGGATGAGCTGGATCCACATCGAGGACATCGTCGGCCTCTTCAAGCTGGCGATCGAGAACGACGCGGCCGCCGGCCCGATCAACGGCACGTCCCCCCACCCGGTCCGAAACGCCGAGTTTTCGAAGGCCCTGTCGAACGCGCTGTGGAAGCCCTACGCCTTCTGGCGCGTCTACCTCCCCTTCGGCCCGCCGGACGCCATGCTCAAGCTCCTCCTGGGCGACGTCGCCGAGGTGGTCGCCTCCGGCCAGAAGGTCCTCCCCGTGCGGGCCCAGGCCCTCGGCTACACCTTCAAGCACCCGGACCTCGCCGAGGCGCTCCGCGACGTCCTGGCCAGGCCGAAGCACGTGATCAGCACGACGGCCGAGCACAAGCCGGTGCCGGAGGCATCCCGCTCGCACGCGCATCATTGA
- a CDS encoding alpha/beta fold hydrolase, whose translation MPPNVRDWFDLPRLLSKYKRRAPLVLVNGLAEQPESWFANRTHLTRNFDLKVPDILVYDGDALHRHIDAGGEVTVDYLAGRLATYLDEFVQRPPYHLVGSSLGCQVILTYAARHPERVARMVLIAPSGFHGDENLPAMEGVRRSQYDTLVKSVFHSGRFASDDLVRAFEHKFHDRRWKKGVLRTLRGTVGHSVASLLPGVSQPTLVIWGAEDRVLSDVPGAIRAAARMPQVRQVVIPGCGHAPQIEKAGLVNQLVIAYLKDKLRSIPPALEPRRYLAQVERRGVALARAGAR comes from the coding sequence ATGCCACCGAACGTCCGCGACTGGTTCGACCTGCCTCGATTGCTGAGCAAGTACAAGCGGCGCGCCCCGCTCGTCCTCGTCAACGGCCTCGCCGAGCAGCCCGAGAGCTGGTTCGCCAACAGGACCCACCTGACGCGGAACTTCGACCTGAAGGTCCCCGACATCCTCGTCTACGACGGCGACGCCCTCCACCGGCACATCGACGCCGGCGGCGAGGTGACGGTGGATTACCTCGCCGGCCGGCTCGCCACCTACCTCGACGAGTTCGTCCAGCGGCCGCCGTATCACCTCGTCGGCTCGAGCCTGGGCTGCCAGGTCATCCTCACCTACGCGGCGAGGCATCCGGAGCGGGTGGCCCGGATGGTCCTGATCGCCCCGTCCGGCTTCCACGGCGACGAGAACCTGCCGGCCATGGAGGGCGTCCGGCGGAGCCAGTACGACACCCTGGTGAAGTCGGTCTTCCACAGCGGCCGATTCGCCTCCGACGACCTCGTCCGCGCGTTCGAGCACAAGTTCCACGACCGCAGGTGGAAGAAGGGGGTCCTCAGGACCCTCCGCGGCACGGTGGGCCACTCGGTCGCGTCCCTCCTGCCGGGCGTCTCGCAGCCGACCCTCGTCATCTGGGGCGCGGAGGACAGGGTCCTCTCGGACGTCCCCGGCGCGATCCGGGCGGCCGCCCGGATGCCGCAGGTCCGCCAGGTGGTCATCCCCGGCTGCGGCCACGCCCCGCAGATCGAGAAGGCCGGCCTCGTCAACCAGCTCGTGATCGCCTACCTCAAGGACAAGCTCCGGTCCATCCCCCCGGCCCTGGAGCCGCGGCGATACCTCGCGCAGGTCGAGCGGCGGGGGGTGGCCCTCGCCCGGGCCGGCGCCCGATGA
- the olsG gene encoding ornithine lipid N-methyltransferase codes for MSDFGLFFGKFLRQGTAIASLAPSSPWLSRATVREVDWATARVVVELGAGTGPITRVLAERAPDACRVVVLERDPDFARLLRERFSGRPNLDVVEGDVRDLAAILADRGVTRADAIVSGLPVPSFPADLTRSLFRDVGRLLPDGGLYSQITELPWVYWRFYRRFFEDVRFAFEPRNLPPAGAYFCRGVKPLD; via the coding sequence ATGAGCGACTTCGGCCTCTTCTTCGGCAAGTTCCTCCGCCAGGGGACGGCCATCGCCAGCCTCGCCCCGAGCAGCCCCTGGCTGTCGCGGGCGACCGTCCGGGAGGTCGACTGGGCGACCGCCCGGGTCGTCGTCGAGCTCGGCGCGGGGACGGGCCCGATCACCCGCGTCCTCGCCGAGCGGGCGCCCGACGCCTGCCGCGTGGTCGTCCTGGAGCGCGACCCTGACTTCGCCCGGCTCCTCCGCGAGCGCTTCTCCGGGCGCCCCAACCTGGACGTGGTCGAGGGCGACGTCCGCGACCTCGCCGCGATCCTCGCCGACCGGGGCGTCACGCGGGCCGACGCGATCGTCTCCGGCCTGCCCGTCCCGTCGTTCCCCGCGGACCTGACGCGCTCGCTCTTCCGCGACGTGGGCCGGCTGCTCCCGGACGGCGGCCTCTACAGCCAGATCACCGAGCTGCCCTGGGTGTACTGGAGGTTCTACCGCCGCTTCTTCGAGGACGTCCGTTTCGCCTTCGAGCCGCGGAACCTGCCCCCGGCGGGGGCCTACTTCTGCCGCGGCGTCAAGCCCCTGGACTGA